One region of Wyeomyia smithii strain HCP4-BCI-WySm-NY-G18 chromosome 3, ASM2978416v1, whole genome shotgun sequence genomic DNA includes:
- the LOC129729725 gene encoding ATP-binding cassette sub-family C member 4-like isoform X2, whose protein sequence is MVFCNWERQLEQRKKDPKRKPSLVKAIFRTFRLEWIWLSVLTVFGEIVLRIAQPILLGRLLLYFRRQADISYEQALYYAVGMVLTKAASILVENQYSICTCLNGVRTRIAVCSLIYRKSLRLSRNALGDTSPGKVVNLLSNDVNRFDIVAYLVCYMWSAPLLTIVVVILLWYEVGWAGPLGILTIFAITLFQSFFGKLTSRYRLRTAMRADDRIRLMDEIVAGIHVIKMYAWEKPFAALISLARKAELKFVLRSGLIRGLYMTFQLFTTRAALFATMITLFLMQEDITAAKVFVIASYLNIVAYTMAGMFVRGVAEISEGLVATRRLQRFLEYEEIQQAEELRRTMEKQNGNQNVELSNIAISMRSVTARWETPGSHGEQYPLAFAEQHPATLDSLDVDFPKGKLIGIVGAIGSGKSSILQAILQELPLESGKIVCNETLSYVSQEPWLFAGSIKQNILFGSEMDKKRYKSVVRVCALDADLEQFPNGDDTLVGERGISLSGGQKARVCLARAVYRKSGVYLLDDPLSAVDAHVARHLFDLCIGSKGLLGRQGATRILVTHQVHFLIESDWIIVMNEGKVEAQGTPHDLMKRGIDILDLSSDDSEDTSLNHSHLGRQVSQLSVASTTSSNSALNEKFDADKEEDLIEQSFEKSSEDTTNSSLFMHYASGTGSWVVLVGLLLLFLATQLIVSFTDYWVSYWVSQEELRAFIAEQNETVVAAGSQEVPLSSEICMYVQCSAVVGIFIIGLGRTIGFYCSCARASQAIHDWSFKGFISATKRFYDTNPCGRILNRFSKDLGAMDELLPKAILDATQAVLAIAGAMLVILVVQPFFSIPVFLLLLVLLYARKIYLKTSQNTRRLEGITRSPVFSHISTTLNGLPTIRSYCVQKFLIKEFDLHQNINTGAYFMFHCGQIAFGLVLDLIFFVFLVIVTFTFLLLDTDALGDKVGLVVTQITSLAGMLQFGVRQSVQMLNHLIAVERLLEYKNLPAEKQPPEDTLQIKTKQWPSMGRIRFSNVCYKYYKDAPLVLRDLTFEIKPKEKIGIVGRTGAGKSSIVGALFRTAIVEGNIIIDDVDTSDITLETLRSNISIIPQDPILFSGTLRKNLDPFDRYTDLELWKALELVELKDLANGPLGLQAYVACAGTNFSVGQRQLLCLARAILRNNKILVLDEATANVDPETDRLIQLTIRERFVDCTVLTIAHRLNTIMDYDRVLVMSDGKAVEFGTPYDLLQLPSGVFHAIVLATGAVESENLINMANKHNNQNVENVDC, encoded by the exons ATGGTGTTTTG CAACTGGGAACGACAACTAGAACAACGCAAAAAAGATCCCAAACGGAAACCGTCACTGGTCAAAGCAATATTTCGCACTTTTCGCCTGGAGTGGATCTGGTTGTCTGTACTGACCGTGTTTGGCGAGATTGTACTGCGAATCGCACAACCTATCTTGCTCGGAAGATTACTGCTGTATTTCAG GCGACAAGCGGACATCAGTTACGAACAAGCGTTATACTATGCGGTTGGGATGGTCCTAACGAAGGCTGCCAGTATTCTGGTGGAGAACCAATACTCGATCTGTACCTGTTTGAATGGAGTTAGGACCAGAATAGCTGTTTGCAGTTTGATTTATCGGAAATCTTTGCGGCTTTCGAGAAACGCTTTGGGAGACACTTCCCCAGGAAAGGTTGTCAATCTGTTGTCCAACGATGTTAATCGATTCGATATTGTTGCTTATCTGGTATGCTACATGTGGTCGGCACCGTTGTTGACGATTGTGGTCGTGATTCTACTGTGGTATGAAGTTGGCTGGGCTGGACCTCTTggaattttgacaatttttgccATTACACTGTTCCAAT CTTTTTTCGGTAAGCTGACTTCACGGTATCGTCTACGGACGGCGATGCGAGCGGATGACCGTATTCGGTTGATGGATGAAATCGTGGCCGGAATTCATGTGATCAAAATGTACGCTTGGGAGAAACCGTTTGCCGCACTGATTTCACTAGCACGAAAGGCTGAGCTTAAATTTGTCTTGAGAAGTGGATTGATTCGTGGTTTGTACATGACGTTCCAGCTGTTCACTACCAGGGCAGCATTGTTTGCGACGATGATTACCCTGTTCCTGATGCAAGAAGACATAACTGCGGCCAAAGTGTTTGTGATTGCCAGTTATTTAAACATTGTGGCCTACACGATGGCGGGAATGTTTGTACGAGGTGTTGCAGAAATATCGGAAGGTTTAGTGGCAACTAGGAGACTGCAGCGATTTTTGGAGTATGAGGAAATACAACAAGCGGAAGAGCTGCGTAGAACT ATGGAAAAACAAAACGGTAATCAAAATGTGGAACTTTCAAACATCGCCATTTCTATGCGCTCCGTAACGGCTCGTTGGGAGACACCTGGGTCGCATGGCGAACAGTATCCTCTAGCATTCGCGGAACAGCATCCTGCTACACTAGATAGTTTGGACGTTGACTTCCCTAAGGGTAAATTGATTGGAATTGTAGGAGCAATTGGTTCCGGTAAATCGTCCATCTTACAAGCTATTCTGCAAGAGCTGCCACTCGAGAGTGGGAAAATAGTTTGCAATGAAACATTGTCCTATGTCAGCCAGGAGCCGTGGTTATTTGCAGGTAGCATCAAACAGAATATTTTGTTTGGTTCGGAAATGGATAAAAAACGTTATAAATCGGTGGTGAGAGTGTGCGCTTTAGATGCAGACTTGGAGCAATTTCCAAACGGTGATGATACGTTGGTTGGAGAGCGCGGAATTTCGCTTTCCGGTGGGCAGAAAGCGAGAGTTTG TTTGGCTCGAGCAGTCTACAGAAAGTCCGGCGTTTATTTGCTGGATGATCCGTTAAGCGCCGTTGATGCGCACGTTGCACGTCACTTGTTCGATTTATGTATTGGCTCGAAAGGTTTGCTGGGCAGACAAGGCGCTACCAGGATTCTTGTGACACACCAGGTTCACTTCCTGATTGAATCTGATTGGATCATAGTTATGAACGAG GGCAAAGTGGAAGCTCAAGGAACTCCGCACGATCTCATGAAACGAGGAATTGATATATTAGACCTTAGCTCTGATGATTCGGAAGACACCTCATTGAATCATTCCCACCTTGGTCGGCAAGTTTCTCAACTATCGGTAGCTTCGACTACATCCAGCAATAGTGCATTGAATGAAAAATTTGATGCGGATAAGGAAGAAGATCTTATTGAACaatcatttgaaaaatcttcCGAAGATACGACCAACAGTTCACTATTCATGCATTACGCCTCCGGAACTGGAAGTTGGGTGGTTCTGGTCGGTCTGCTCCTATTGTTTCTTGCCACTCAGCTTATTGTCAGTTTTACGGATTATTGGGTGTCGTACTGGGTATCCCAAGAGGAATTAAGAGCTTTCATTGCGGAGCAGAACGAAACGGTTGTGGCTGCGGGTTCACAGGAAGTTCCGCTAAGTTCCGAGATCTGTATGTACGTGCAATGTTCAGCAGTAGTTGGGATTTTTATAATAGGGCTAGGGAG AACAATTGGATTCTACTGCTCCTGTGCCCGAGCATCGCAAGCAATTCACGACTGGTCGTTCAAGGGTTTCATCTCAGCGACCAAGCGTTTCTACGATACTAACCCGTGTGGCAGGATTCTGAATCGCTTCTCCAAAGACCTGGGAGCTATGGACGAACTTCTTCCGAAAGCGATTCTCGATGCAACGCAAGCGGTATTGGCAATCGCTGGCGCTATGCTGGTAATTCTGGTCGTTCAACCCTTCTTCTCGATACCGGTTTTTCTGTTGCTGCTTGTCCTGCTGTACGctagaaagatttatttgaaaacttcCCAGAACACACGTAGGCTAGAAGGAATAA CCCGCTCTCCGGTATTTTCCCACATATCGACCACCCTCAATGGTTTGCCAACAATCCGGTCATATTGTGTGCAGAAATTCCTCATTAAAGAGTTCGATTTACACCAAAACATTAACACCGGCGCATATTTTATGTTTCACTGCGGCCAAATAGCCTTCGGGTTGGTGTTGGACTTGATCTTCTTCGTATTTCTCGTTATTGTAACATTCACGTTTCTGCTACTGGATACGGATGCGCTGGGAGACAAGGTAGGTCTTGTTGTTACCCAAATTACGTCCCTAGCTGGAATGCTGCAATTTGGCGTGCGCCAAAGTGTCCAGATGTTGAATCATCTGATTGCAGTGGAACGATTGTTAGAGTACAAAAATTTACCTGCCGAGAAGCAACCACCGGAGGACACCTtgcaaattaaaacaaaacaatggcCATCGATGGGAAGGATACGCTTCTCGAATGTTTGCTACAAATATTACAAAGATGCTCCTCTAGTGCTTCGTGATTTAACATTTGAAATTAAACCAAAAGAAAAGATTGGAATTGTTGGTCGAACCGGTGCGGGGAAGTCGTCGATTGTTGGGGCGCTCTTTCGGACAGCAATCGTTGAGGGTAACATCATAATCGATGATGTTGATACGTCTGATATTACATTGGAAACGTTGAGATCGAACATCTCGATCATTCCCCAAGATCCGATCCTGTTTAGCGGAACCTTACGGAAGAATCTTGATCCGTTCGATCGTTATACCGATTTGGAGTTGTGGAAGGCGTTAGAGCTAGTAGAACTAAAGGATTTAGCTAATGGTCCTCTGGGTCTTCAAGCGTACGTTGCATGTGCCGGAACAAACTTCAGCGTCGGTCAGCGACAGTTGTTGTGTCTGGCCAGGGCGATTCTTCGAAACAACAAAATACTTGTTCTTGACGAAGCAACCGCAAACGTAGATCCCGA aactgACCGTTTGATACAGTTGACGATCCGGGAACGATTTGTCGACTGTACTGTACTTACAATTGCTCACCGTTTGAACACTATCATGGATTACGACCGGGTGTTGGTAATGAGCGATGGCAAAGCCGTAGAGTTTGGAACTCCCTATGACTTACTACAATTACCCAGTGGAGTGTTCCATGCTATCGTGTTGGCAACCGGAGCAGTTGAGTCGGAGAATCTCATCAATATGGCTAATAAACACAATAATCAGAATGTAGAAAATGTAGACTGTTAA
- the LOC129729725 gene encoding ATP-binding cassette sub-family C member 4-like isoform X1, with protein sequence MVPECEVMEAPKVKLCENPRQDAGLFSVLTFWWTADMFRKGSSRTLGLSDLYKPLNEDHADRLGDRLQVNWERQLEQRKKDPKRKPSLVKAIFRTFRLEWIWLSVLTVFGEIVLRIAQPILLGRLLLYFRRQADISYEQALYYAVGMVLTKAASILVENQYSICTCLNGVRTRIAVCSLIYRKSLRLSRNALGDTSPGKVVNLLSNDVNRFDIVAYLVCYMWSAPLLTIVVVILLWYEVGWAGPLGILTIFAITLFQSFFGKLTSRYRLRTAMRADDRIRLMDEIVAGIHVIKMYAWEKPFAALISLARKAELKFVLRSGLIRGLYMTFQLFTTRAALFATMITLFLMQEDITAAKVFVIASYLNIVAYTMAGMFVRGVAEISEGLVATRRLQRFLEYEEIQQAEELRRTMEKQNGNQNVELSNIAISMRSVTARWETPGSHGEQYPLAFAEQHPATLDSLDVDFPKGKLIGIVGAIGSGKSSILQAILQELPLESGKIVCNETLSYVSQEPWLFAGSIKQNILFGSEMDKKRYKSVVRVCALDADLEQFPNGDDTLVGERGISLSGGQKARVCLARAVYRKSGVYLLDDPLSAVDAHVARHLFDLCIGSKGLLGRQGATRILVTHQVHFLIESDWIIVMNEGKVEAQGTPHDLMKRGIDILDLSSDDSEDTSLNHSHLGRQVSQLSVASTTSSNSALNEKFDADKEEDLIEQSFEKSSEDTTNSSLFMHYASGTGSWVVLVGLLLLFLATQLIVSFTDYWVSYWVSQEELRAFIAEQNETVVAAGSQEVPLSSEICMYVQCSAVVGIFIIGLGRTIGFYCSCARASQAIHDWSFKGFISATKRFYDTNPCGRILNRFSKDLGAMDELLPKAILDATQAVLAIAGAMLVILVVQPFFSIPVFLLLLVLLYARKIYLKTSQNTRRLEGITRSPVFSHISTTLNGLPTIRSYCVQKFLIKEFDLHQNINTGAYFMFHCGQIAFGLVLDLIFFVFLVIVTFTFLLLDTDALGDKVGLVVTQITSLAGMLQFGVRQSVQMLNHLIAVERLLEYKNLPAEKQPPEDTLQIKTKQWPSMGRIRFSNVCYKYYKDAPLVLRDLTFEIKPKEKIGIVGRTGAGKSSIVGALFRTAIVEGNIIIDDVDTSDITLETLRSNISIIPQDPILFSGTLRKNLDPFDRYTDLELWKALELVELKDLANGPLGLQAYVACAGTNFSVGQRQLLCLARAILRNNKILVLDEATANVDPETDRLIQLTIRERFVDCTVLTIAHRLNTIMDYDRVLVMSDGKAVEFGTPYDLLQLPSGVFHAIVLATGAVESENLINMANKHNNQNVENVDC encoded by the exons ATGGTTCCAGAGTGTGAAGTTATGGAAGCTCCCAAAGTGAAGTTGTGTGAAAATCCGCGCCAGGATGCTGGTCTCTTCTCGGTGCTGACCTTCTGGTGGACCGCCGATATGTTCAGGAAAGGATCATCGAGAACGCTAGGTCTGTCTGACCTTTACAAACCACTGAATGAAGACCATGCCGACAGGCTCGGAGATCGATTACAAGT CAACTGGGAACGACAACTAGAACAACGCAAAAAAGATCCCAAACGGAAACCGTCACTGGTCAAAGCAATATTTCGCACTTTTCGCCTGGAGTGGATCTGGTTGTCTGTACTGACCGTGTTTGGCGAGATTGTACTGCGAATCGCACAACCTATCTTGCTCGGAAGATTACTGCTGTATTTCAG GCGACAAGCGGACATCAGTTACGAACAAGCGTTATACTATGCGGTTGGGATGGTCCTAACGAAGGCTGCCAGTATTCTGGTGGAGAACCAATACTCGATCTGTACCTGTTTGAATGGAGTTAGGACCAGAATAGCTGTTTGCAGTTTGATTTATCGGAAATCTTTGCGGCTTTCGAGAAACGCTTTGGGAGACACTTCCCCAGGAAAGGTTGTCAATCTGTTGTCCAACGATGTTAATCGATTCGATATTGTTGCTTATCTGGTATGCTACATGTGGTCGGCACCGTTGTTGACGATTGTGGTCGTGATTCTACTGTGGTATGAAGTTGGCTGGGCTGGACCTCTTggaattttgacaatttttgccATTACACTGTTCCAAT CTTTTTTCGGTAAGCTGACTTCACGGTATCGTCTACGGACGGCGATGCGAGCGGATGACCGTATTCGGTTGATGGATGAAATCGTGGCCGGAATTCATGTGATCAAAATGTACGCTTGGGAGAAACCGTTTGCCGCACTGATTTCACTAGCACGAAAGGCTGAGCTTAAATTTGTCTTGAGAAGTGGATTGATTCGTGGTTTGTACATGACGTTCCAGCTGTTCACTACCAGGGCAGCATTGTTTGCGACGATGATTACCCTGTTCCTGATGCAAGAAGACATAACTGCGGCCAAAGTGTTTGTGATTGCCAGTTATTTAAACATTGTGGCCTACACGATGGCGGGAATGTTTGTACGAGGTGTTGCAGAAATATCGGAAGGTTTAGTGGCAACTAGGAGACTGCAGCGATTTTTGGAGTATGAGGAAATACAACAAGCGGAAGAGCTGCGTAGAACT ATGGAAAAACAAAACGGTAATCAAAATGTGGAACTTTCAAACATCGCCATTTCTATGCGCTCCGTAACGGCTCGTTGGGAGACACCTGGGTCGCATGGCGAACAGTATCCTCTAGCATTCGCGGAACAGCATCCTGCTACACTAGATAGTTTGGACGTTGACTTCCCTAAGGGTAAATTGATTGGAATTGTAGGAGCAATTGGTTCCGGTAAATCGTCCATCTTACAAGCTATTCTGCAAGAGCTGCCACTCGAGAGTGGGAAAATAGTTTGCAATGAAACATTGTCCTATGTCAGCCAGGAGCCGTGGTTATTTGCAGGTAGCATCAAACAGAATATTTTGTTTGGTTCGGAAATGGATAAAAAACGTTATAAATCGGTGGTGAGAGTGTGCGCTTTAGATGCAGACTTGGAGCAATTTCCAAACGGTGATGATACGTTGGTTGGAGAGCGCGGAATTTCGCTTTCCGGTGGGCAGAAAGCGAGAGTTTG TTTGGCTCGAGCAGTCTACAGAAAGTCCGGCGTTTATTTGCTGGATGATCCGTTAAGCGCCGTTGATGCGCACGTTGCACGTCACTTGTTCGATTTATGTATTGGCTCGAAAGGTTTGCTGGGCAGACAAGGCGCTACCAGGATTCTTGTGACACACCAGGTTCACTTCCTGATTGAATCTGATTGGATCATAGTTATGAACGAG GGCAAAGTGGAAGCTCAAGGAACTCCGCACGATCTCATGAAACGAGGAATTGATATATTAGACCTTAGCTCTGATGATTCGGAAGACACCTCATTGAATCATTCCCACCTTGGTCGGCAAGTTTCTCAACTATCGGTAGCTTCGACTACATCCAGCAATAGTGCATTGAATGAAAAATTTGATGCGGATAAGGAAGAAGATCTTATTGAACaatcatttgaaaaatcttcCGAAGATACGACCAACAGTTCACTATTCATGCATTACGCCTCCGGAACTGGAAGTTGGGTGGTTCTGGTCGGTCTGCTCCTATTGTTTCTTGCCACTCAGCTTATTGTCAGTTTTACGGATTATTGGGTGTCGTACTGGGTATCCCAAGAGGAATTAAGAGCTTTCATTGCGGAGCAGAACGAAACGGTTGTGGCTGCGGGTTCACAGGAAGTTCCGCTAAGTTCCGAGATCTGTATGTACGTGCAATGTTCAGCAGTAGTTGGGATTTTTATAATAGGGCTAGGGAG AACAATTGGATTCTACTGCTCCTGTGCCCGAGCATCGCAAGCAATTCACGACTGGTCGTTCAAGGGTTTCATCTCAGCGACCAAGCGTTTCTACGATACTAACCCGTGTGGCAGGATTCTGAATCGCTTCTCCAAAGACCTGGGAGCTATGGACGAACTTCTTCCGAAAGCGATTCTCGATGCAACGCAAGCGGTATTGGCAATCGCTGGCGCTATGCTGGTAATTCTGGTCGTTCAACCCTTCTTCTCGATACCGGTTTTTCTGTTGCTGCTTGTCCTGCTGTACGctagaaagatttatttgaaaacttcCCAGAACACACGTAGGCTAGAAGGAATAA CCCGCTCTCCGGTATTTTCCCACATATCGACCACCCTCAATGGTTTGCCAACAATCCGGTCATATTGTGTGCAGAAATTCCTCATTAAAGAGTTCGATTTACACCAAAACATTAACACCGGCGCATATTTTATGTTTCACTGCGGCCAAATAGCCTTCGGGTTGGTGTTGGACTTGATCTTCTTCGTATTTCTCGTTATTGTAACATTCACGTTTCTGCTACTGGATACGGATGCGCTGGGAGACAAGGTAGGTCTTGTTGTTACCCAAATTACGTCCCTAGCTGGAATGCTGCAATTTGGCGTGCGCCAAAGTGTCCAGATGTTGAATCATCTGATTGCAGTGGAACGATTGTTAGAGTACAAAAATTTACCTGCCGAGAAGCAACCACCGGAGGACACCTtgcaaattaaaacaaaacaatggcCATCGATGGGAAGGATACGCTTCTCGAATGTTTGCTACAAATATTACAAAGATGCTCCTCTAGTGCTTCGTGATTTAACATTTGAAATTAAACCAAAAGAAAAGATTGGAATTGTTGGTCGAACCGGTGCGGGGAAGTCGTCGATTGTTGGGGCGCTCTTTCGGACAGCAATCGTTGAGGGTAACATCATAATCGATGATGTTGATACGTCTGATATTACATTGGAAACGTTGAGATCGAACATCTCGATCATTCCCCAAGATCCGATCCTGTTTAGCGGAACCTTACGGAAGAATCTTGATCCGTTCGATCGTTATACCGATTTGGAGTTGTGGAAGGCGTTAGAGCTAGTAGAACTAAAGGATTTAGCTAATGGTCCTCTGGGTCTTCAAGCGTACGTTGCATGTGCCGGAACAAACTTCAGCGTCGGTCAGCGACAGTTGTTGTGTCTGGCCAGGGCGATTCTTCGAAACAACAAAATACTTGTTCTTGACGAAGCAACCGCAAACGTAGATCCCGA aactgACCGTTTGATACAGTTGACGATCCGGGAACGATTTGTCGACTGTACTGTACTTACAATTGCTCACCGTTTGAACACTATCATGGATTACGACCGGGTGTTGGTAATGAGCGATGGCAAAGCCGTAGAGTTTGGAACTCCCTATGACTTACTACAATTACCCAGTGGAGTGTTCCATGCTATCGTGTTGGCAACCGGAGCAGTTGAGTCGGAGAATCTCATCAATATGGCTAATAAACACAATAATCAGAATGTAGAAAATGTAGACTGTTAA